In the genome of Raphanus sativus cultivar WK10039 chromosome 9, ASM80110v3, whole genome shotgun sequence, the window TACCGGGAAACTGTTGTGCGTTTGTTTCACTTTCACTATGTAAGGAAACAAATCACAGGATTCATCAAGTCCTGAGAACTTCAGGATAATGTCGCGCTTACGTACCTACCATGAAACAATATTCTTTGAACTTAGAAACTTATTAAACTGCATATCTAATGTAATTTGAAGAGAATTTGAACCTCATCAACTTGTTTTTTGAGACATCTGATACGTTCCTGACGGTCCACAGGGAATATTTGCAGTCCCGCAATCATCAGATCAATGCCAGCTGCAGGACCTTGAACGTAAACCATGACATTTTGGGGCTGCTTCTCGAGCCTAAAGGATCCTCCGATTTCATGCCATGTTTCACCAACGGTGACCTCGACTTGTCCTCCATTCACCCATTGGTTGTCGACGCTGAGTGCAATGTTCACATTTTGAGGATTTATAGCACCACTAGCTCCAACACTAATCTTTACCCATGCTGAGATTTGATATGTCAagaatagttttattttatctgTTATCATTTGAGCCGGACCCATCCAAGTCTGAGATCTATTGGTCACAAGGATGTAGCTTCCGCCAAGAGGTTTGTGAGCACCAAGTGTTTCTCTAGCCATTGGCGGCAAAGTGCGAGGAGCGCCTTGTCCAACACTCAACTTGCAGTTTCCTAGAGTGAACCATGGTTGAGTTTCTCCATCTCTTACTTCACTGTTTTCAACTATGTTGATTCCAAAACCGGGATTCTGGCATAAATGCACCACAAACCGAAACATGTTAGTGGAGGAATCCAAGTACAAACTCATCATACTAATATTTCAAAAGGTTCTGCACGAAGCTATCTCTGGTGTTGCTCCATAGATATACCAGAAGACTAGGTGCGTTACAAAGCGTGAGGTAGGAAAGAGAAATAAACACCATCATGTTCTAAATTACAAATCAACTATAGGTAGACTTTATTCTTGGTATATTATTTTCTGTGCTGTTTAATACTACgcataagaaaatattataagatataTCCTAAGATAACACtgatttttttgtcacaaatataaaatctaaggatcaaaatgaccaaaatcaatactattaaatcaaGAACCCTTTTTTGTATTTACCCCTACTTTTACATGGTATATTACTTTTTATGCCATTAATTTTGCTTTCAATTTAAATACTCATTAAGGGTGTATTAGGAAATGAAAAAAGAGACCACTTAAACTACCTAATATTTCGGataacatttcaatatatttccCCGACTTCTAATAAAGCATTAACCTTaccttacttttttttttgaactttaacCTTCCCCTTCTTCCGCTTAATACTTTGATagattattttaaatgttaaaaacaCTAAAATACGACAACCAAGTATAGAagtaatataaaaactaaatatacgACTACATTTGTATAGGCACATAAGTACTAGCCACATAATACAGTAGaacatctataaattaataatgttgggactttaaaattttattaatttatagagatattaatttactaaagtttcttttttaaaaatttttttacttttatttataaaataaaaaatattttattttaccttgtatacactattttaaatttagaaatttatcttatttggtgtatatttttatgttttatagaaatttttatgtgatttttgatatcattttactaaatattatcaaaataaattgaaatgttaagaaaaatagaGGCATTTTCATTGTGtatataaaaccaacaatatattgtttagttagtacttatataaatatatatattaataatttatgattttaatgggactatatatttacatgagagttttaaaaatattattatcttattattttatcgatttgtgtcaTATTTTACACCGGTCCAAATTGGGACTGgcgaaatttattattttatagagattattaatttatggattattaatttatagaggttctactgtatactataaacatataatattcaaatttttatttgaaattctaTTTTTCCTCCGTAGAAAAAAGAAAGCTTTAACTAGTTTTTAATACTGAATTAAAATTTTGgctaaaaataagataatatacaaataaatatttttttaccgGATCAGCCGGTCACAGTTAATGgcatgtttttgaaatttatcagatttttaattaatggaTCGTAGATGGGTTACTGGGTTTATCGGTTTGTATACGGGTTCTGATCGAATATGAAAACATTCTTACATTTTAATTCATCTATAAGCCATATATGTATTCCactaaaattagttaaataatagGTACAAATAAAACGTTTTTCCGCACCATTTAAATGTAGATAAAGTGTTAGGTCAATATATTTTACATCTAAAAATAGTTTCttcatttttattcataaaatttaacatCTAAAACTTAAAACTCTGAtactataataaaatatgaaacacTTAAAGTTGATTATATttcatctaatttttttttaaaaagattgaaAACAATGAATATAGCgtgtatatataatttcaaaatataaattttgttcaaaattaCTTTTTCATTACATATAAAGCCACTTATTTTTCCTGAtaaaccataatttttttttcttttagagtaatttttatatttgtgttttctgtaatcttatttatgtttttatttgtaagattacaaaaaaataacaaatataaaaattaaatttcaaacaaagaaaattaaaaacaaaactatacccgccctttacaagggcgggtcaaaatctagtattctaTTAAAGAGGTAAATATACATCGGTACACTTATGGTTAACTAATTCAAATGTTAACGTTTTAAAGTTAAGGGGTGGAGATTTGATAttaaggtttaaaattttataaaattaaaaattttgaaaataagattttgaGAAATAGTTTCAAAAGGTATTTTCcaattacaaaaagaaaatttgtaacaaaaaaaaatcaaaaaaataataaaaaaaattgaatttgaaaacatgtaatctataaaaaaaatatttgttatttgtatTATCTAGGATAGTCTTTTTATctattaaatgaaacattttgattattttcCTCTTTAAGatctatttttatgataaaattttgaaaattgtctatttaaaaattgaccaaatattattttcctttcCTTAGACATAGAACCAAACTTACATATTTCCCTTTTCTCATTTTGTAGggatttattaattatttttgagcAGTGGGAGTTTccgcagaaaaaaaaacttgtttcgTTCTTGAGCCTATTATATAAgatttggtttaggttttgaTCATCCTAAGTTCAACTTGTTGTATCCAAACCGAAAATATCTTGCATTTTTtacttttgatcaaatataatataatgcaTCCAACTTccaatcctttttttttaattacgaTCCAGACCACGAATCTTGCCATCGCAAGTTTTAAAGCATTGTTTATGGTTAAGGGACAGACCTCGTAGAATGGTGGTGGAGATGGACGGTTCCGCCGAGCATGTTTAACATCTAAAGTGTTGACAAGAATGTCGGTTCCTGGAGGTGGACCTTCAAGGTATACTATTACTCTCGATGGTGAACCATGTATTAAGAATTTGCCTTTCAACTCTACCCAATCTTTATTACTCGCCTGCACACTATCATTATTCATTGAAATATCAGAATTCTATCAGTTTACTGATTTTAATCACGAAATTGATGTTTTTTAAACACTAGAGGAGATGAGAAACCAACTTAGCAATGGTGATGTATTGTTCGCGCTGGTTTGCGTTTAAGACCCAGAGAGTCGCTTGTACTGTTGCACTCGTGGCATTGTTGCCAAATATTCGGACGACTGATGTTACTTCGTAGACACGCTTCCTTTGGAATCTTCCTGAAATCTCCTGCTGGATCCCGTTCCATGAGGCTTTACGCTCCGTTGCTGCTGCAAAAACGTGTCCTGAGAGCGGTACGATTTTCCCTCCATCCATTGACTCGTGCAAGACAGCCTTGCACCCTCTTCCACCCCAATTGTTGAGGCCGTCCTCAAAGTTAGGGTTCAGGATTATGCTATCCTGCTCTGTGTTAGTGTGATGCTGCTAAGCGTACATACGAAAATGGTTATACTTATATTGGAGAACATTCATAGACTATGAAATCAAAAATAAGCTAATATCAACTAGGCAATTACATGAACCTTGTCATCATCAGGATCACTGGCAAGCTTCACCTTTGTATTCTTCTCCataacagttttttttaatcaaagttGAAGTCCGAAGAAACTGGAGAGACTGTAGAGATTGTAAAGATTTTATCTTTAGAAACTGGAGAGGTAAGTACTTGGTTGAGTCCGGGAACCTGCTCTGCTATATATGCTTTTGTGTCAAAGAAAACCTTAGAGAGTTTCAATTGAACCCCAAGCCAAGAAACAAGGGCAATAActtaaaaaagaattaaataatattgattTTGTGATTTAAAGAGCAAAAAGAAGAGAACTACATATGCTTTGTCTTAAACCCAGGAAATTGCAGTTTGCTTGGATTGAAATAGAAGGTTTCAAACGTTGTCATCAAAAAGCTGAAGTTCAGGTTTCTTTTTCCAACTTGTGTGTTTTCAAGACTTAGAATGCAAGTAAACCATTTTAAAATGGTTATTGTTCTCACGGTGTACAGTTATTGAATCAGATTGGCTACTGAGTTTCTAGTACATACTggcttagaattttttttataactaacgcttatttattatgatattacaattttgaaAAAGTTTACATAAACGATTCAACAACCGATAATACTACTTATCTTATAAAGATCTACgtctaactgcatcatctgaacCGTCCTATGAAGATCTCCTAACCAGATTTACTTACACCATGTTAAAGATCTCTTGTACGCTTTTCATCTGTAATCTGCATTAATAAATCGTTCTCTCCGGAACTTGAAACCTGGATTGCATGTAATCTATAAAAAATTGCATGGTCTGGGTTCGAACCCCAAACCTAaatgtagaagcctttaaactTTAATCAGTAGGCTACGGTGCTTCTACACTGGTTTAGAATTAGAGTATGTATTCAGTGGCTACAAACTTAAGAGGAAATACTAAAATAGAAAAGAGCAAACAAAATCTTTTGGATTATTTTCTTTGACAAGTATAGACGATTTTACTGTTCTTTTATCTTCTGTCATCAGAAgcttctatcttattaaaacagaagtacacatatataatatcctttagttttcagtgttatttacaattgcatgccactgagaattaaattgaatttcctattttaatgtttgtctttttcagttatattaatgtgtttctttttctttcatattttaatgtttgtctttttcagttagattaatgtatttttttttcctattttaatgtttgtctttttagttagattaatgtattttattttttattcttcaacaattaatgatattttaaagttgtctctttttgtcaacttaaagttgtctaaactatttgaaaatataaaaatagtcaaaagtaaacatataaagtagataaacaataatcaaacaccaaaaatatttaaaatatatatttattctccatccaaatattgaagttcaacctgtttttaatttttaatataggtattttggcttacattactcaaatttatatgttttgagaaatttaaattatatacaaattttgaaaattttaaaataattcaaacgggttatccgtatccgaaccgaatccgcaaatacccgaatcaaaccgaaaccaaaatttataagtatttgaatgttgctgaaatctttaaactcgggaatctcaaatccaaatagattttaaccgaatcagtgggtatccaaataTACATCCCTAACAtagtcaatataaaatgatcaaatattacaaatacatcattttgtataaatgaataaaaattaaaatagaaaattaatacccgtgcggtcgtacggatcaagatctagtttactATTCATTTAGATGTTTTGGACGACATAATATTTATCTGAAAGATTATTTTCCTGATTAGGCGTTTAATTTGGTTAAACTTAAAGAGTTCAGAATTTGAGGTTTAAGGTTTTGATATGGTAAGTGTGTTTTCTTTAGCACCTTGATTTGCTAAGTTAAACACTCATTTTGGGAAACAAGAGATCATCGCACCCCGGGGGAACAAAATGTTATTGATGATTCTTTAGATATGACtgctattatttttttcatagatAACTATATTTTGttggttattttatttgatttgcttTACAAACCACCTAAAGTTTAAATAATAGAATGACATATTGATGTTAAAAAACcaattgtatattatttatctttttgagacaaatagttaaataaattaaatagttatTGTGTTGTTTTCAACTCCAAGAAAGTAAAAGTAGAATATAAAAACAGATtgaacttatgaagaaaatGCGCTAGGTCTCAGACAATTATCGAAAACAATAAATGATATATTAGCCActaaatgtaataaataaattggGGAAATTGGCAAAACGGATAAAAAATCACATAGTTGTTTTTTTGGTATAATTGTTTTGTccatttttctctcttttatccTTTCAAATtctaaaagttaataaaataaatacttttatgaatcaaaaagttataaaaaatagaaacaattgATAAAAcacccatatatatatatatatatatatatatatattggtttaagaacttgataaattaaattttaaaaattacgtTTTACTAAAATTAGAGTTCATCTTTTACGGAAAACATGTTAGTAAAAAATGAATTCTAGATTAAACAAGTTCGTCTATTTTTTAGAGTAAACAATCTATTTTTACTTACAATTCTAAATATGGGGAATGCGAATTCTACTAATTATAAAGATAGCTACTTTTCTATAGAATGTAgcttctaatttttattatgtattctACAACCCCGGAATGTGAAATCTAGATATTACTCTGACGGCTACATGATATAGAATCTGCTTATGAGatttttgtctttgttctacGAAGTTTACAAAGTACATTCTATGGATATAAAAACCTGATTTTTGCAAATATTTAGGAAAtttcagttaagaaaatattctaaaaatatctaaaatattctaacttcctaaaacgtgtatATTTGGtcataaaatatttctaaaaatatttgtaatcttTGTACTTGCCTATAAAGTtgcaaattatattttgatatttttgatatgtttatatatatatatatatataacatttttatatatttacaaacatatatCGACTAAAAATtatgtatgtatttttttttatttttattaatatatttatttatagaactatattaaattaaattgtgTATATCGTGGggaatatataaattttattgtccATGCTATGCatgagaatattttatttttaattaacattatttattaaaagtaataattgAATTTAAGTATATAAGTATCGTAAAACTATTAGTATATAAGTGTTacttattaaaacttttaagtagaaaattatttatcaaatatgattaaacatttaaaatatttttaaaaagtttaagatatttaaataatttataaaatagttaacatATACTAATTATTGTTGAATATCGAATAAAAAACTTTTAGTCGAAATTTTGGAAATATCTGTTTGTAAATTTAAATGtacaatttatataaaaaatatttaaccttttgtgtgatttttatgttagttacaaattttattaatatactCATTGTTTTAcgaatgtatttatttatataattattttgaatttaattgcttatatcaattttttatattaatataaaaaaattaaatatattattttatttatgtattctaaaatgttgatttaaaattatatatatttatataatttaattaattaattttatttttaatttgtttttatatttaaatacttttaagtgtatttatttgattaatttaattaatcaatggttagttttgggattatgaaaacaTTATACTAAAAAGATAACTTAGTGATTCtattataccaaagggacaatcATTTAGAATTTTTGTTACGTTTTGGCAGTTTTCCCAAAATTGTTTCAGAATTCAAGTATCCTAGCTAATCCGAAGTATTAACCTACTAGGATAACATCTACGCTTTGCAGGGtgaacttatataataaaaattaaaaatatatagtattgacGAACTAAATAGTATGTATatgtgtttgaatttttttaatatgcatataattatgttttttatataatcatctatATGTTGGGCTGagcatttgtaattgtaattgaaATTGTAGAccgaaatctattttaaatttatgatgaaCCTGATCGATTTGAgcttaaaatttttatcaccTTTTTATACCTATAAAAATCGCAATCTAGTTATCAAGTGAattattattacaaaaacaggttattcaattttttttaatattttactttagcGTCAAATTACTTTGAACCAGCAACTTAATATTATTTCCGAAATCAAATTACTTTGAACTTAGTattccacatagttttgaagaGTTTCAACTGAACATCTAAATTGATACAACCAAATTTCTTGTTTTAACTTGttagtttaatttataatttgaatatttataaataaaaatccatattatacaattttatgatcatttgaatctttttataacaaaacaaattgagccattgatcacaaaaatttcaaagtagggttttgaaatttctaataatttatagtcgtttttaaaaatttaaaatataaaatataagaaaaaaattcaattttgtttttattatatggttaatgtgattgtttaatatcttttaataatataaaattaaacaaaaagagagctaagatacaaaaattgttatcaaatatttattattcataatcatcaattgccatatatatatatgttaatcatattagaatgttgatattttataatgcaATCACAAGAAAATACAACCTCGCATTAGTGGCATACGACAACTGCAAATAGAAGACATAACATGCCGATGAAAGTGTTGTTAATTGATAACACTTCAATACTTTGACATAattattagaatattttataatctattatattaaaacaaaagtcacaacttcatgtgtgatttttattaaagTGGACCTTCCTTAGAAAATCATTtacattattttgatattttataatgtcatatatatatatgttaatcatattagaaTAATGCAACCAAACCCAAAGGTAAGAGAGGAACAGAAGAATCTAGGTCTGTATTGTGATGTATGTTTGTGAAACTTGTCATTTGTCACCCAAAGAGACATGCACAAAACAAAGTGTTGACTACATAATAGCAAAATCTATACTATCAGAAGGGAATAATCCCAAAATTCGACTGCACAAAACAAAGTGTTGACTACATAATAacaaaatctatactattagaAAGGAATCAtaccaaaaaattattatacaaaagtCATTGGACCTATTTACTACTCCCTCGGTTTTGATTTAATTGTCGTTGTAGGAAAAcaatttcgtttcaaaataaatatcgttttagagtttcaatacaaaacttattaaaaagattctctattttatttttttattgattgaaatatggttaggtgtatatgtaattgtgtttttattttggaaatatataaaatcatatattttcttaatctgtgtgcacaaacctagaacgacaaataaaataaaacggagagagtataaacttaacaaattaataatatatatatacatatgtgaCTGTTACTATGTAGTTATTAATATTAAACTCATTGTTTTATCCTATTTGTGGACAATTCTACCTAACTTATActtctatttaataaaaatataaattatattattttatttttactaagcCCATCTATCTAACCACATATATGTAATTTACGACATATATTATGGAGTTCTTTTTTACTTTTGACTAAACCAGTGAACGATGGCCTCAACTC includes:
- the LOC108830203 gene encoding endo-1,4-beta-xylanase 3 isoform X2; its protein translation is MEKNTKVKLASDPDDDKQHHTNTEQDSIILNPNFEDGLNNWGGRGCKAVLHESMDGGKIVPLSGHVFAAATERKASWNGIQQEISGRFQRKRVYEVTSVVRIFGNNATSATVQATLWVLNANQREQYITIANVQASNKDWVELKGKFLIHGSPSRVIVYLEGPPPGTDILVNTLDVKHARRNRPSPPPFYENPGFGINIVENSEVRDGETQPWFTLGNCKLSVGQGAPRTLPPMARETLGAHKPLGGSYILVTNRSQTWMGPAQMITDKIKLFLTYQISAWVKISVGASGAINPQNVNIALSVDNQWVNGGQVEVTVGETWHEIGGSFRLEKQPQNVMVYVQGPAAGIDLMIAGLQIFPVDRQERIRCLKKQVDEVRKRDIILKFSGLDESCDLFPYIVKVKQTHNSFPVGTCINRTDIDNEDFVDFFTKNFNWAVFGNELKWYWTEAERGKLNYQDADDMLDLCIGNNINVRGHCIFWEVESTVQPWVRQLNKTELMNVVQKRLTDILTRYKGKFKHYDVNNEMLHGSFYQDRLGKGVRALMFNIAHKLDPSTLLFVNDYHVEDGDDSRSSPEKYSRLVLELEAQGAAIGGIGIQGHIDSPVGAIVYSALDNLSVLGHPIWFTELDVSSRNEFVRGEDLEVMLWEAFAHPAVEGIMLWGFWELSMSRENSNLVEGEGEVNEAGKRFLDVKQEWLSHAYGIINDESEFIFRGYDGTYAVEVCTPAGIVLKTFVVEKGESPLVLLIDLSNL
- the LOC108830203 gene encoding endo-1,4-beta-xylanase 3 isoform X3, yielding MEKNTKVKLASDPDDDKHHTNTEQDSIILNPNFEDGLNNWGGRGCKAVLHESMDGGKIVPLSGHVFAAATERKASWNGIQQEISGRFQRKRVYEVTSVVRIFGNNATSATVQATLWVLNANQREQYITIANVQASNKDWVELKGKFLIHGSPSRVIVYLEGPPPGTDILVNTLDVKHARRNRPSPPPFYENPGFGINIVENSEVRDGETQPWFTLGNCKLSVGQGAPRTLPPMARETLGAHKPLGGSYILVTNRSQTWMGPAQMITDKIKLFLTYQISAWVKISVGASGAINPQNVNIALSVDNQWVNGGQVEVTVGETWHEIGGSFRLEKQPQNVMVYVQGPAAGIDLMIAGLQIFPVDRQERIRCLKKQVDEVRKRDIILKFSGLDESCDLFPYIVKVKQTHNSFPVGTCINRTDIDNEDFVDFFTKNFNWAVFGNELKWYWTEAERGKLNYQDADDMLDLCIGNNINVRGHCIFWEVESTVQPWVRQLNKTELMNVVQKRLTDILTRYKGKFKHYDVNNEMLHGSFYQDRLGKGVRALMFNIAHKLDPSTLLFVNDYHVEDGDDSRSSPEKYSRLVLELEAQGAAIGGIGIQGHIDSPVGAIVYSALDNLSVLGHPIWFTELDVSSRNEFVRGEDLEVMLWEAFAHPAVEGIMLWGFWELSMSRENSNLVEGEGEVNEAGKRFLDVKQEWLSHAYGIINDESEFIFRGYDGTYAVEVCTPAGIVLKTFVVEKGESPLVLLIDLSNL
- the LOC108830203 gene encoding endo-1,4-beta-xylanase 3 isoform X1, which translates into the protein MEKNTKVKLASDPDDDKVHHHTNTEQDSIILNPNFEDGLNNWGGRGCKAVLHESMDGGKIVPLSGHVFAAATERKASWNGIQQEISGRFQRKRVYEVTSVVRIFGNNATSATVQATLWVLNANQREQYITIANVQASNKDWVELKGKFLIHGSPSRVIVYLEGPPPGTDILVNTLDVKHARRNRPSPPPFYENPGFGINIVENSEVRDGETQPWFTLGNCKLSVGQGAPRTLPPMARETLGAHKPLGGSYILVTNRSQTWMGPAQMITDKIKLFLTYQISAWVKISVGASGAINPQNVNIALSVDNQWVNGGQVEVTVGETWHEIGGSFRLEKQPQNVMVYVQGPAAGIDLMIAGLQIFPVDRQERIRCLKKQVDEVRKRDIILKFSGLDESCDLFPYIVKVKQTHNSFPVGTCINRTDIDNEDFVDFFTKNFNWAVFGNELKWYWTEAERGKLNYQDADDMLDLCIGNNINVRGHCIFWEVESTVQPWVRQLNKTELMNVVQKRLTDILTRYKGKFKHYDVNNEMLHGSFYQDRLGKGVRALMFNIAHKLDPSTLLFVNDYHVEDGDDSRSSPEKYSRLVLELEAQGAAIGGIGIQGHIDSPVGAIVYSALDNLSVLGHPIWFTELDVSSRNEFVRGEDLEVMLWEAFAHPAVEGIMLWGFWELSMSRENSNLVEGEGEVNEAGKRFLDVKQEWLSHAYGIINDESEFIFRGYDGTYAVEVCTPAGIVLKTFVVEKGESPLVLLIDLSNL